The Ignavibacteriales bacterium DNA window ATAGGACATCATTTTATCAACATCATTATCAATCATAGCCTGAGTATATGCCTTATTCATCGCTTCAATCTTTACTTTAACTTTTCAACATCCTGCGCAAAGAGAGATGAAGAAAAGACGAGAAGGGTGATAAGTAGCGAAAATAGTTTGTTCATAGTGCCTCCTAAAAATAAATATTATTAATTGTTTTTGTGTTCGGTTTAATCTAAAAAAGAGGATCTTGATTACAACAAAAGCTCAATTAAATTTTTGAATGTGATACTTCAAATTTTTAGTTTAATATTATAATAATTATCAACTTTAATAAAATGCAAAAAACAGATTACTCGCAAATTGCAGCAACTTATAACCACCGTTATAAAACAGATTATTTAGTTGGGGTTGAAAACGAACTTAAAAAGATAGTTTTATCCAATAATTACAGATTAATTTTACAAGTGGTTGCGGAACTGGAAGATGGATTAGTCTTCTTGAAAATAATAATAAAAAGATTTTTGGTTTAGATTTTTCTCTTGAGATGATGAAAATCCC harbors:
- a CDS encoding class I SAM-dependent methyltransferase — its product is MNFTSGCGTGRWISLLENNNKKIFGLDFSLEMMKIPKADKPYLNLVNADAVNIPFKDNILI